CTTGTCCCTTAGTGACTGACAAAATTATTATAGGTTTCACACTTTAGAGTAGTGTGGTTGAAATTTTTGAATCAAATGAAGTTCCTATTATTTTCTAGTTAGAAATGGTAGGGCTATGTATGTAGAAGTAGAAGTCAAAGGCAGCAAAGGTAAGAAGGAAGTAACATATTGTTGGTGGCCTGACAGTTGGCAATTCTATCGCTGATcatgattattttaaaataaaatatggtgGCAACCCCCCCCCACCCCCAAAGGTGTCTCTAAATCTAAAATTCAATTCCCTTTTGTAGATCACCTTCTCCCGCTCCTGAAAGAGCACGATCAAAGTCAAGATCTCCTATCAATTACAGGAGAAGGAGGAAGTCTCGTTCATACTCACCTGCCCGCCATTCTAAGGTTCATCGGTCCAGGTCACCATTGAGGTTCCATCATCATCCAAGGTATGAAAGGGACTGGAGGTCGTATAGAGACAACAGGGAACATAGTGATAGGTTCAGACGACGGGATTCAGATAGATTTCTTGATAATCATTCATCTGGTTCGAGAAGAAACAGAAGTAGGAGTGTGAGCCCTCATTCAAGGAGATCTCCTGTTTCTCCAAAACGTCACGGAGGAAGTTCATCTCATAGAGGAAGGAAACAGTCTCGTGCTGATTCTGGTTCTCCAAGTAATCGCAGAGGAAGTAGGTCTTCTCCAAAGATTGATGagaaaaaattaagaaacaGAAGGCGCTCGAGGTCAAGATCTTCAGATGATAAGCTTAACTTCTCAGACAAAAATGAAGAAGTCATACCTGAAAAATCCAAGCATAGAGAGCGAAGGCGGTCCAGGTCAGTATCTGTGGATGAGAAACCTCACAGGAGCCGATCTTCCCCAAGAAAGGTGGCTGAAAGCAGACCCATGCACAAGAATCGGTCCAGGTCAAAATCTGTGGACGATGATAAGCATCACTTGTCTGACAAACtggatgaaaacaaaaataggaGGTCCGTATCTTCAGATGATAAGCTTAACTCCTTTGACAAAAACGAAGAAGTCATACCTGAAAAATCCAAACATCGAGAGCGAAGGCGGTCCAGGTCCATATCTGTGGGCGAGAAGCCTCAGAGGAGGCGATCATCCCCTAGAAAAGTGGATGAAAGCAGATCCAGGCACAGGAAGCGGTCTAGGTCAAAATCTGTGGATGATAAGCGTCGCTTGTCTGGGAAATTGGATGAGAACAGAAGTAGAAGATCAAGGCATAGTGATAAAAGACGCTCCAGATCAAGATCTTTGGAAAATAGGGATCGGACTGATGTCAGAGAGGATGGAAGCAAACATGAAAAGTCAAAACATCATGATAAAAAAGGTAACAGGTCAGAGTCTGATGAAGGGAAGCATCATTCTAAAGGTAAATCTGGTGAAAATAGAGATAAGAAGTCAAAGCATCGTGATAGAAGGCGTTCCAGGTCAATATCATCAGAAGGTAAGCATGACAAAGGAGGCACTTCGTCacatagagatgagaatgatttTGAACACAAAAGATTCAGGTCAAAGTCTCCTAATGCCAAACATCACTGCGGTGAtgattatgaaaataaagatgAAAGATCAGAGCACCAAGAGAAAACCTTGTCTAAATCAAAATCAGAAAATCGTCAGCAATATGATGGGAGTGGTTCTTCCCCTAAAAATTTCAAGCAGTACGAATCAAAAGggaaaacaaaatttgattctGGATCTGCAGACGTTAAGCACCATTTGAATGATGTAGAAAATGGTACCGGTGATGAAAATTCAAAACATCTTGACAAGGCCACACATGAACCAATTTTGCATGTGAAGGACTTAACAAGCCTGAATGGTAATGGAATGTTGATTTCTGAGAATGAGAACACAAAGTTAGATGGGTGGACTGAAAATGCTGGAGCTGATGATAACCCAGGTATGGCAAGTCCTATCCTACTGTTGAACATTTACATTAATCATGTAAGGTTAGATGTTGCAAAATCTCATCTTATTCTTTGATACAGGGTGGAAATGTGTAGAAGAAGCGGGAAGTGGGAAATGCTAAGCAAGCTCGCCTAGGTAATAGCCAATGATCTTGATTATTGAACAAATTTGATTACTTGTGTGTTATTATTAAAGCTAAGTTGCTTTCTGTGCTTAATAGGAGTGGTGGATCTCAATGATTTCAAACTTTCTACCTGGCTTTAGACAATGCTAACAATATAGCTATAAGTATAGATTTCTGTTATTTCATCTCAAATGTGGAGTACTTGAAACAAGAGGATAATCCACGTTCTTTGCTTTTAAATGCTGATCAGGGAAGCTGTGTTACCGGAAGCTGATATGATTTATCTTCACCAGAGCATAATCTTATGAGAAAAAGCACTGCACTCGTCATGGTTTTGTCTATGGTTGAAGATTTATGCACATGTTTATGATTATCGGATAATAGCATATTCTTATTAAGGATGCAACAGATAGACTATACCTCTTAGGAGAACTTCTATTCTCAGATGATGCTTCCAGTATTTGATTGGGTCCCAAGAATATTCTCTGTTGGCTTATGAACTTCTTCGATTGTTTACTTCTTTTTGCAGGTTGGGTTGGAAAAGATCAGATGTAGAATCCCACAGCTGTTGGTGTGATTTAAGGTTTCAAGAAATGACCTACTTTTGTCATGATCAACCATGCAGCACTATATCATGCTTCTTTTACTGGTTGATTAAATGTATGTTGGAATGTTATTTTAACTATACTGTTGTTTAATTAAAGGTGTCACAGTTTACTATGTTGGTtcttgatatttaattttaaaatctggTGGAATCTGAAATTAACCAGTCTCCTGATTATATACATCTAAAACTTTTTGGGCCAAGGGTAGAAATGTGTAAACTGAATCTTCTAGTGATATTTTAGTTCATGTTGCCTTGTTAGTCTCTGTTGTATCTAGATTATATACTCTTCAGGGGTTTTCGTGGTATGATCATGTTTAGTTGCGAGCGACATTCTTTTATGTCGCCCACCAATAGGTTCCATTTCATTTACTCATGTTTTGTGGCACGGTGGGCATGTTATACCCAAAACAAATGCAGGTTATATTCACATTGAAATCCATTGGAGCTTTGAGATACAGTTTTGCCGGGTTGATTTTCTCTTTATAAATTAAGGTATGCAGTCAGATTCCGATGCTCTATGCTTCAGAGCATGTCTCATTTTTTTCCCCAATAAGTGCTGAGAGCAATGAGAGCTGTTTAACTTTGTATTATATGTTTCAGTGTTTGCATTAAGTACTGTTTGCCAATATTTTTACAATCATCACCTGGTGTCTTATATTGtcctgcattttttttttccattttttcttttttccccccttttttttttttctttttcttttctcccaTTTTTCCCCCAAAGCCATTATCATGGTTAGGTAAAGCTTCTATATGTCAACTGAACCTGGATGTTGCTGCAATGAGTTACATCATGTAGCATTTGAGCACTTGGCTGACTTACAGCATATTCTTTAAGTAAATGCTGAAATGCAATTGATTTCAACAGGTAATTCTCCGTGAAACTATTGGGTTGTTCCGCTATATGTGTAGGATCTTCAGTAACATTTGCATGTATAGTTGCCACCTTTAAAATGAACATAATCTCTTTAGTCTTGTAGTGCTTcatttagtttttttgttttcatatttcataGTGATGTTTCCATATTTCACTCTGCAATTGCAATTCTATGCACTCTGACTGATTTTCTCTGTCTTATGTGTTGTGAGTTTTTCTTGTGTTAATGATATGATTGTGGTTTGAAGTATAAAGTTGTTAACAATAATTTTAGCTCTTCTAACGTGAGCAATTTGCTTTAGAGGATAAAGTAAGGGATCTCATTTTCAACcataaattaataaatcaacTGTTGATATTTTGTATATGCACAGCAAATCATGATTGTGTTAAAATATCAATGGTTGATATTTTCCTCATTAATGGTCGACCTGTATTACTTTATCCTCTAAATCCAAAACTCACTTTAGAGGAGCCTGGCAAAGTTCGATGATGAGAGAGATACTTGATAGCTCTAGAATTTTTCCTAACTCGAGGACACAAGACATTATGTTAGTGACTGTGAATCACATATGAAGGCTTAcccattttctttttctttctcattctcTTCCCACCCTCTTCTTTCCCCGATTTATCTTTTTTCTGGTTAGGTTATGCATTGGATATGATGATCTTATTAGCAGCTGCGGAATCTCTTTCACCAGATGATTCTGTGAAGTTTGTTCTCAAGTTTTTTTGTGTTAtgtttttccttatttttttagggTCACTTGTCCTTgtataatcaattttttctccACCAACTGGTCTGGTCACTGACCGCAGCCTTATAAGTTGGAGTTTATATTAGGGAATTAGGTCTTGCCGAAATGTGTTTGTTCTGCATAGTTATAAGTAAAGAAAAGGTATTACCACGAGGTTAATTTGTTCTTAGTTCTGCATAGTAgtataataaaagaaaagtgAACTACTAATATGAGGTTAAGGGCTCAGGAATGGGCAGTACTTTTCTGGTATATATGAAGCTCTGTACCCTCAAGCAATAGTAAAGTAATCAGTGGCTTAGGTGTGATTTATGTTTATAAATGGAGTGAAATTTTAGTAGAAGGGTTAAATAGCGCGGGTTAAGAGAATGGATGCTGTCATGTCATGTTTAGAATCAAATGTAATTTTCAAGAATGTTgataatttgaataaatttaGGTATATgcgttaaaaaaattaagattgtATGTTATTATGACTCTTGGATTCTTTTCTACCAAGTGATTTTAACAGTAATCACAAAATCTATCTATTAAAATCAAGAAAGCGTCATTGGTCGGGGCATCTGAATTTAGAACTCGATGTTAATTCTATATTTTAGATTGTAATGAGTAATGACAAATGTAGAACACTAATATAatagatcttttttttttttttttttgacaaccaATAAAATAGATCTATTAAATCATGTTAGTACTGTATTTTGGGGGAAGAATCCTTCAGCTTCTTTAATTCGTCAATCTCATGATGGAGGGTATAAATAGTCTTCTTTAAGATCTTAATCCATTTTCTCAACAATTCAAATCAACTTTtgctaactttattttttttccttacgtttttttaatatattctcAAGGAAAACAAATAACTGTATATACGATACGGAAAGTGGATCCTTAACTATAGATTCTCTCcattttaaataacatttttctattttatccAATTTTTGCTTAAAACCACCTAACATTTTCCGCCTTAAAGATAGGGGATTCAAATCCTTTGCTTTGGGGGTAAAATAATCAAAGTATAAAATTTATGCGATCTTACAAGAGTAAAATAAAATGGTGGAGTCATTGATGTACGGTCACATGATAAAAtccaatttaaaatatgattttggtATAGAAATATAAGAAGGTTAATTGCTATTTTGATTACTTCAAATATCTCTATCTAGTAATAACCAAAGCTTGCCTCTTCTGGTTCCATCAGGGAGTTTGTTATCCTCGAAACCTTTGAGGTAAGGTGGCATTTAGCATGGGGAAGTGATAAATTTTCCCACCATGGTCAAGTTAGTTTTTTACCGTTAGATTAGATAAGGAACATATCTTTATTATAGTCTCTCAACATTGAAAAATAAGAGAATTATCACTTCCAAGTACTCTACCTAAGACTGATCTTGAAAAATAAGAGAATTATCAATAggtatttttgaaataataagaTTGAATAAAGTTTAATTTGATGACTTTTCACTTATATATGTGAACACCAaattaaaattcttttttatttataaataaggTCGATGTATGTAACAAGAACAAGAAGACAAATATCACTTCCAAGTTCCAACCTCATCCACAATCTTATTTTCCTCGTCATTCTAGCAATTAAATCACTTATTCTTATCATACTGTTTTTGATTTATATGACACCAATTTGGCTGTTACATATGGGATTTTACTTGTCTAGGACAAGTaaagatatttatttttatttttggtcaaatatataaatttcacCTTTTAGGGGATTAAGTGGAGTATTTTGGGTTTGAATTTtgacttttatatatatataaagtgatGTTTTTATCGATTGAATTAAACTCATATGAACTTtattctctttattttattatttataagtttcaTAAATCACACTTCAATATTCGtcttttttgttaatttatattttttttttggtacaggatgaagaaaaaaggaaaagacaaaaaatatgaCACCAACTTGACTAATATATTGTACTTTGTCTATAATTAATAGAGATATTTATTCTctctgttttattttaatttacatACTTCAATATTTGTATAATTGTATGTCCCAAGTTATTTGTCAAATTGAAATATTAACACaatatttattaacttttttttgacagaaatttattaactttttttaacaacactttaatacccttatttaattaaatactaatCTATCAATTTTTCGAAAAGAAATTACTTAATAAGTCCACATAACTATTTGACCTCTCACTCCCTATTCATTAATTATGTGTTATAATGCGCTGGAATATtagaaaagaagatgaagataaaGTCATTCACGATGTTATTAACCCTATGCAACGATAATGActtgcgtttttattgaatgacAAAGGTATGATGTTTTTGTTGGATTGTAGACTGATATATCTTGATCTGATGAAGAACAAATGTTTATGTCCTAACAAATTTGAGTTTAGTGGACTGTGGACCGGTATGGAGGATCACCCTATATGTACTTTATTACACTTTTATCATTCAAGTTACCATGAACTCCATTTCAGCATACATGAACTCTGTCTTCAGTATGCCTAGTTCAATTAAACCATAAACTCCCCTTCAGCATGTCTAGCTCAACTCAACCATGAACTTTACCTTCGTTATGTGTAGCTCGGCTCGGCCATGAGCTCCACCTTCAGCACGCCTAGCTCAATTTTGTGAGCTTCATCTTCAGCATGCCCAGCTCAACTCGACCATGAGATCCATCTTTAACATGTCTAGCTCAACTCAACCATAAGTTCTACCTTTAACGTGTATATAGCTTAGTTTGACCATTCAGGTCATGTTGAGCTCAACCTTCATCACGGCAAGCTCAATGTGGTCATTCAGGCCATGGTGAGCTCCACCCTTACTTTAATTATGCAAGTCATTTGGACCTCGACTTGGCCTGCTACGTGTTATGTACGAAGATATGTTAGCTACGCGTGCACCAGCTCCACATGATCTACACGCACGAGGGACATGAGCTACATGTGCTTCAGCTATACGTAATTTGCACGGATAAGTGACGAGAGCTACGCGTGTTTCAGCTCTACGTTTCATGTACGAGTGAGTTGCATATATGGATATTAGAGTTATATAGTTTATTGGGTCTAGACACCAAATCTTTGGAAAGGTCCATTAAGTTAGTGAATGATGGACTATAAACTAAGACACTTGGGaggaaaaaatgaaattcattaTAAGGCAAACGGTGTATTTTACATCTCACAACAATTATACTATTTGTCACACTTTTAGATAGGGAAAACAAATGCGCATATTTTCTAGCTAAATTTGGTGCTTTTTCAGTTGTCAGCCTCTCGATTCACGCTTCTCCTTTGAATGGCATGCTAGAGTTTTTCAGAAACGACGCGGCTGAAACTTTTTCCCTTTGCGAATACTTCATTTGGTCGTGTTTTTCCTTTCTTTATTTagcatgtaacaaaaaaaaaaaagaaagataaaaattaCACAACCACAACCACAACCATATTTTCTTTACTTTCTACTTCTAGTTCTTAACCTCTTTGTTCGTTTGTTGCCGAAAAGATATTAATGACAACCACAAACCAATTACACAAAAGaacaaattgaataaaaataaaaaaagcagAACTATATAAAACGTTAaggataacaattttttttgagaccataaaaacaaatattttcgaGACCATAAAGagtttttccattttataaAACTGATCACATCATatgatcaaaacaaaacaaaaaactccaaTAGAAGGATTTATTCTAATCCGCCAATGTCTTAAATATTTTTCGATCGCTAAAATCTTttccaaaatattattattctCTGTTCtaaaattattgtaaaaaataataataattaacactAGAGTTAACATAAAAAGCGTTGAAAAGTCTTCTACAATGTGAGATAATTTCTCCAAACTCGGTAACATCATGATTATTTGAATGGAAACTATCTATTACCAACTTCGAGTCAAGTTCAAAATCCACCAGTCCTAAATTTAATTCATGAACCCAAGATAACGCTAACAAGAAGCCAGAAGCTTTGCCGACACGAACATCACAAATTGGTGAGAATTAATCAAACTTCGCTAATACATAAGTGTCTTTCTCATCTCGAATACAAACACCTATCCCAACTCTATTATTATGCAATGAAAAAGAGACATCAATATTACATTTCACTCGCCCATTGGCCGGCTTGGTCCATTTAATCTCAGTAGTTGTATGCTGCCCCATCACATCAGGTCTAGCCTGCTGCACAGCGCACCAGTCATTAATCAAGGCATCAACTCGTGAAAAGACAAAATTTTGTGTGTCAATCACGTTATTTGGAGTATTTCGAAGCAAAGGAACAACCGTATTTGGAACAACGTAATATCAGTTATTTGTATCACATATTATTGGTATAATATCTTAATTTACTGATTTAATTTCAAACACTTtgctattgttattttttaactttgaaGTAAAAAATGATTAGATGACAAACAAATATCGTTGCCCATACTTTAATTAAGATGGTCTATTCTTAACAAagttgttctttttctttttataattagttGTTGTCTTTTCTATTCGGTTctataatattttgattaatgaaataatttgagtttgtttttgtaagaaaaaaaaaggaaaaaagttaatatggttaaaaaaaaaaatttatggaca
This portion of the Trifolium pratense cultivar HEN17-A07 linkage group LG3, ARS_RC_1.1, whole genome shotgun sequence genome encodes:
- the LOC123914208 gene encoding uncharacterized protein DDB_G0287625, whose translation is MADRSLAVVKPVWMKQAEEAKIKSEAEKDAAAKAAFEATFKGLVKSHEKRAANSDSDSDEYEDLSHKPIGPVDPSKCTAAGTGIAGGTACAASSFSVVTKDADERKVSTGGAQIKVKVTPGLGVGGSDQEGIVKDMGDGTYTVTYVVPKRGNYMVNVECNGRPINGSPFPVFFSAGNSNGGLLGLAPASSYPNMINQTMPNMPNYSGSVSGAFPGLLGMIPGIIAGTSGGAILPGIGATLGEVCRDYLNGRCAKVDCNLNHPPHNLLMTALAATTSMGSLSQAPMAPSAAAMAAAQAIVAAQALQAHAAQVQAQSAKDSAGSPDQANKEDVLKKTLQVSNLSPLLTAEQLKQLFGFCGTVVECTITESKHFAYIEYSKPEEATAAMALNNIDVGGRPLNVEMAKSLPPKPTVNSSHASSSLPLMMQQAVAMQQMQFQQALIMQQTMTAQQAANRAATMKSATDLAAARALEISKKLNPDGLENEEKELKQKSRSPSPAPERARSKSRSPINYRRRRKSRSYSPARHSKVHRSRSPLRFHHHPRYERDWRSYRDNREHSDRFRRRDSDRFLDNHSSGSRRNRSRSVSPHSRRSPVSPKRHGGSSSHRGRKQSRADSGSPSNRRGSRSSPKIDEKKLRNRRRSRSRSSDDKLNFSDKNEEVIPEKSKHRERRRSRSVSVDEKPHRSRSSPRKVAESRPMHKNRSRSKSVDDDKHHLSDKLDENKNRRSVSSDDKLNSFDKNEEVIPEKSKHRERRRSRSISVGEKPQRRRSSPRKVDESRSRHRKRSRSKSVDDKRRLSGKLDENRSRRSRHSDKRRSRSRSLENRDRTDVREDGSKHEKSKHHDKKGNRSESDEGKHHSKGKSGENRDKKSKHRDRRRSRSISSEGKHDKGGTSSHRDENDFEHKRFRSKSPNAKHHCGDDYENKDERSEHQEKTLSKSKSENRQQYDGSGSSPKNFKQYESKGKTKFDSGSADVKHHLNDVENGTGDENSKHLDKATHEPILHVKDLTSLNGNGMLISENENTKLDGWTENAGADDNPGWKCVEEAGSGKC